The following proteins are encoded in a genomic region of Sulfurospirillum arsenophilum NBRC 109478:
- a CDS encoding HD domain-containing phosphohydrolase, translating to MNYNLNIREVTYALSEALDLVGIDDILHGKRVAYMAAEVAKELDWDKNTIDMLIALGMLHDCGVSSTYVHTHLVNELDWNNSDVHAIIGEKLLKKTAMYAHLATYVRYHHTHWDAFPETLTTQEKEISNLIYLVDRVDALRAQMSSLGVKAIFSIEEVIKKYVNTMFCPKLAEAFLRISSKKSFWFYLENEALDSYLHEWIKGCENHIFSFEEIKEVALMFANIVDAKSKFTAEHSIGVSMLSRYLAELFNLPEENCEHVELAGLLHDLGKLRVNDDILNKPMALNADETLSMSRHAFDSDIILRKITGFKDIARIASLHHEKLDGEGYPYRLGEEEIPFTARIIAVADIFQALVQDRPYRYGLSKEEAYDMIDDLCTKNQLDKNIVLKLKEYLPQCYDYACAKTATESFCHTF from the coding sequence ATGAACTACAATCTTAATATACGAGAAGTTACTTATGCTTTATCGGAAGCTTTAGATTTAGTAGGTATTGATGATATCTTACACGGTAAGCGAGTAGCGTATATGGCGGCAGAAGTTGCCAAAGAATTAGACTGGGATAAAAATACAATTGATATGCTTATAGCACTTGGAATGCTCCATGATTGTGGTGTTTCTTCAACATATGTCCATACGCATCTCGTCAATGAGCTTGATTGGAATAATTCTGATGTACATGCAATTATTGGTGAAAAACTCTTAAAAAAAACAGCCATGTACGCTCATCTTGCAACCTATGTCAGATACCATCATACCCATTGGGATGCATTTCCTGAGACATTAACGACTCAAGAAAAAGAAATTTCTAATCTCATATATTTAGTGGATAGAGTTGATGCGCTGCGAGCACAAATGAGTTCGCTAGGGGTTAAAGCTATTTTTTCAATTGAGGAAGTGATTAAAAAATATGTTAACACTATGTTTTGTCCAAAATTAGCAGAAGCATTTCTTCGTATTTCTTCAAAAAAATCTTTTTGGTTTTATTTGGAGAATGAGGCATTAGATAGCTATTTGCATGAATGGATTAAGGGATGTGAAAATCATATTTTTTCTTTTGAAGAGATCAAAGAAGTTGCTTTAATGTTTGCGAATATTGTTGATGCTAAAAGTAAATTTACAGCTGAACACTCAATTGGGGTAAGTATGCTCTCTCGTTATTTAGCTGAATTATTTAATTTGCCTGAGGAAAATTGTGAACATGTAGAGTTAGCAGGACTTTTACACGATTTGGGAAAATTGAGGGTAAATGATGACATTCTCAATAAACCAATGGCCCTTAATGCGGATGAAACGCTTAGTATGAGTCGTCATGCATTTGATTCGGACATCATTTTAAGAAAAATAACGGGCTTTAAAGACATTGCCCGAATTGCATCTTTGCACCATGAAAAACTTGATGGTGAAGGGTACCCTTATCGTTTAGGAGAGGAAGAAATTCCTTTTACGGCAAGAATTATAGCCGTTGCAGATATTTTTCAAGCATTGGTGCAAGATAGACCGTACCGATATGGTCTAAGCAAAGAAGAGGCTTATGATATGATTGATGATTTATGCACGAAAAATCAATTGGATAAAAATATCGTCTTAAAGCTAAAAGAATATTTGCCGCAGTGTTACGACTATGCCTGTGCTAAAACAGCTACAGAGAGTTTTTGCCATACGTTTTAA
- the napA gene encoding nitrate reductase catalytic subunit NapA, whose translation MSLSRRDFLKTTAAASAAAAVGISVPTELKAAGEQAEAGWRWDKSVCRFCGTGCGIMVATKEGKIVAVKGDPAAPVNRGLNCIKGYFNAKIMYGADRLKEPLLRMNDKGEFDKKGQFKTVSWKRAFDEMEKHMKAAMKAGGPEAIGVFGSGQYTIHEGYVAAKLMKAGFRSNAIDPNARHCMASAVAGFMQTFGIDEPAGCYDDIELTDTIVTWGANMAEMHPILWSRVSDRKLSNPNVKVINLSTYTHRSSDLADIEIIFSPSTDLALWNYIAREIVYNHPEAIDWDFVKKNTIFATGFANIGYGMRTEADARKNGYSEKELEINKKEDKKVISEKEAPGLAHLGIKAGDTMVMDKADLAGVHWEISFEDFKKGLEPYTLDYVAKIAKGNPDESIADFKVKLQTLANLYIEKSRKVVSFWTMGMNQHQRGTWVNEQAYMVHFLLGKQAKPGEGAFSLTGQPSACGTAREVGTFTHRLPADMDVSIPKHREVTEKVWKLPAGTLNPMGYQHIMNIHRQIESGKIKFAWVNVCNPYQDTANAEHWIKAARNLDNFIVCSDAYPGISAKVSDLILPSAMIYEKWGGYGNAERRTQQWKQQVIPVGDAMSDTWQWVELSKRFTIADVWGEQPIKGGKIPSVIEAAKAMGYKETDTLYDVLFANDFFKSFKAKDPIGEGFDNTEVFGDKRGVMGSDGKEWKGYGFFLQKAIWEEYRQFGMGHGHDLADFDTYHKVRGLKWPVVDGKETQWRFNAKYDPYAAKANNGEFAFYGDAAKALKRGNLLKPTTEETFSLKNKAKIFFRPYMDPCEMPDKEYDSWLCTGRVLEHWHSGTMTMRVPELYRAVPEALCYMHPEDAKVKGFKQGELIWIESRRGSCKARVETRGRNRTPRGLVYVPWFDEKVFINKVCLDATCPISKQTDYKKCAVKLYKA comes from the coding sequence ATGTCGCTTTCAAGAAGAGACTTTCTAAAAACAACTGCCGCTGCAAGCGCTGCTGCTGCTGTGGGTATTAGCGTACCTACCGAGCTAAAAGCTGCGGGCGAGCAAGCAGAAGCCGGTTGGCGTTGGGACAAATCCGTTTGTCGTTTCTGTGGTACCGGTTGTGGTATTATGGTGGCAACTAAAGAGGGTAAAATTGTCGCAGTAAAAGGTGATCCAGCAGCTCCAGTAAACCGTGGACTTAACTGTATCAAGGGCTATTTTAATGCCAAAATTATGTATGGAGCTGATCGTCTCAAAGAGCCACTTTTACGTATGAATGACAAAGGCGAGTTTGACAAAAAAGGTCAATTCAAAACTGTCTCATGGAAAAGAGCGTTTGATGAGATGGAAAAACACATGAAAGCCGCGATGAAAGCGGGTGGTCCTGAAGCGATCGGTGTGTTTGGTTCAGGTCAATACACCATTCATGAAGGCTATGTTGCTGCAAAACTTATGAAAGCTGGCTTTAGATCAAATGCGATCGATCCAAATGCACGTCACTGTATGGCTTCAGCGGTTGCTGGATTTATGCAAACCTTTGGTATTGATGAGCCTGCGGGCTGTTACGATGACATTGAACTGACCGACACCATTGTGACATGGGGTGCCAATATGGCGGAGATGCATCCGATTCTTTGGTCAAGGGTGAGCGATCGTAAACTTTCCAACCCAAATGTGAAAGTCATCAATCTCTCTACATACACACACAGAAGTTCTGATCTTGCGGATATTGAGATTATTTTCTCACCAAGTACAGACTTAGCACTTTGGAATTACATTGCTCGAGAGATTGTTTACAATCACCCTGAAGCGATTGATTGGGATTTTGTTAAGAAAAATACCATTTTTGCAACAGGTTTTGCTAACATCGGTTACGGTATGCGAACCGAAGCAGATGCACGTAAAAACGGCTACTCTGAAAAAGAGCTAGAGATTAACAAAAAAGAAGACAAAAAAGTTATCTCCGAGAAAGAAGCTCCAGGTCTTGCTCACTTAGGCATTAAAGCTGGCGATACTATGGTTATGGATAAAGCTGACTTAGCGGGCGTTCACTGGGAAATTAGCTTTGAAGATTTCAAAAAAGGTTTAGAGCCTTATACGTTGGACTATGTTGCAAAAATTGCAAAAGGTAATCCAGATGAGAGCATTGCAGATTTCAAAGTAAAACTTCAAACACTTGCAAACCTTTACATCGAAAAAAGTAGAAAAGTGGTCAGCTTCTGGACCATGGGTATGAACCAACACCAACGTGGTACGTGGGTCAATGAACAAGCATATATGGTTCACTTCCTCCTTGGCAAACAAGCAAAACCAGGGGAAGGTGCGTTCTCACTAACAGGACAACCAAGTGCATGTGGAACAGCGCGTGAAGTTGGAACATTTACACACAGGCTTCCAGCGGATATGGATGTTTCGATTCCAAAACACAGAGAAGTAACTGAAAAAGTATGGAAGCTTCCTGCAGGTACATTAAACCCTATGGGCTACCAACATATTATGAATATCCACAGACAAATCGAGAGTGGAAAAATCAAATTTGCATGGGTTAACGTCTGTAATCCTTACCAAGACACAGCCAATGCAGAACACTGGATTAAAGCGGCACGTAACTTAGACAACTTTATCGTTTGTTCTGACGCGTATCCAGGAATTTCAGCCAAAGTATCTGACCTTATCTTACCTTCAGCGATGATTTATGAAAAATGGGGCGGATACGGTAATGCAGAGCGTCGTACACAACAGTGGAAACAACAAGTTATCCCAGTAGGCGATGCGATGAGTGATACATGGCAGTGGGTTGAGCTTTCAAAACGCTTTACCATCGCAGATGTATGGGGCGAGCAACCGATCAAAGGTGGCAAAATTCCTAGCGTCATTGAAGCGGCAAAAGCAATGGGTTATAAAGAGACAGATACGCTTTATGACGTACTTTTTGCCAATGATTTCTTTAAATCATTTAAAGCAAAAGACCCGATTGGTGAAGGCTTTGACAACACAGAAGTCTTTGGTGACAAACGTGGCGTAATGGGCAGTGATGGTAAAGAGTGGAAAGGGTATGGCTTCTTCTTGCAAAAAGCAATTTGGGAAGAGTACCGTCAATTTGGTATGGGTCATGGACATGACTTGGCTGACTTTGACACCTACCACAAAGTAAGAGGACTTAAATGGCCTGTTGTCGATGGTAAAGAGACACAATGGCGTTTTAATGCAAAATACGACCCATACGCTGCAAAAGCGAACAATGGCGAGTTTGCATTTTACGGTGACGCTGCAAAAGCACTCAAACGTGGTAATCTTTTGAAACCAACAACCGAAGAGACATTCTCTCTTAAAAACAAAGCTAAAATCTTCTTTAGACCGTATATGGATCCTTGCGAAATGCCAGATAAAGAGTATGACAGCTGGTTATGTACAGGTCGTGTGTTAGAGCACTGGCATAGTGGTACGATGACGATGAGGGTTCCGGAGCTTTACCGTGCCGTTCCTGAAGCATTGTGTTATATGCATCCTGAAGATGCCAAAGTTAAAGGCTTCAAACAAGGTGAACTTATCTGGATCGAGAGTCGTAGAGGTTCGTGTAAAGCACGCGTTGAAACCAGAGGTCGTAACAGAACTCCAAGAGGTTTAGTGTATGTTCCTTGGTTTGATGAGAAAGTGTTCATCAACAAAGTGTGCCTTGATGCAACATGTCCGATCTCTAAACAGACAGACTATAAAAAATGTGCGGTTAAGCTTTACAAAGCTTAA
- a CDS encoding OprD family outer membrane porin codes for MKLAKLSLAAMVVAGLASSSFAASDTLADAFKNGKVTGELRAWYFDRDTGASNPATSTPGATGTLGKGNSDLFSTGVMLGYVTDSLYGLSLGATFQGSAAPFADADAKNLYAADMYGSGAVLSEAYVTYTLGKTTAKVGRQFITSPLVNSSGSRMIKEAFQAAVLINTDLPNTTLVAGYSDKFQGRTSDYDKSVAGGDSQMPTFKKEAVFYGTGAANGGSNVFTFDGAYTAAAINTSITNLTLTGQYLFVNDVELTNGGDANVFYAEGNYVLPLSTMKLLFDATYRGSRTSNATFDSFHVEGDMYQGRVGFKELVGFNASLAYSTVSSDQSVLLGAGNGPTTYTAPLIKGAEVTSGANTDAYKVEVGYDFTKVGVTGLKVLGQYVEVKQDASSVAVGAILNNASSNTKTKYWEGQIAYDIPSLKGLTLSLEYESATKDVAALGATAASSTDSNEMRFRANYKF; via the coding sequence ATGAAATTAGCTAAACTTAGCTTGGCAGCTATGGTAGTTGCAGGTCTTGCATCTAGCTCTTTTGCGGCATCAGATACACTTGCTGACGCATTTAAAAACGGGAAAGTAACGGGCGAATTAAGAGCCTGGTATTTTGACAGAGATACAGGTGCTTCTAACCCAGCTACGTCTACGCCAGGGGCGACAGGAACACTTGGTAAAGGTAACTCTGACCTTTTTTCTACAGGTGTTATGCTTGGTTATGTAACAGATTCATTGTATGGTTTATCTCTTGGTGCAACATTCCAAGGAAGCGCTGCTCCATTTGCTGACGCAGATGCAAAAAATCTTTATGCTGCAGATATGTATGGTTCAGGTGCGGTACTTTCAGAAGCCTATGTAACGTATACTCTTGGTAAAACAACTGCAAAAGTGGGTCGCCAATTTATTACAAGCCCACTGGTTAACAGCTCTGGCTCACGTATGATTAAAGAAGCATTCCAAGCAGCTGTTCTTATCAACACAGACTTACCAAACACAACATTGGTTGCTGGTTACTCTGACAAATTCCAAGGTAGAACGTCCGATTATGATAAAAGCGTAGCAGGTGGTGATTCACAGATGCCTACCTTTAAAAAAGAAGCTGTATTCTACGGAACGGGCGCAGCTAATGGAGGATCAAACGTTTTTACATTTGACGGAGCATACACAGCTGCTGCGATTAACACATCAATCACAAACTTGACATTAACAGGTCAATACTTATTTGTTAATGATGTTGAATTAACCAATGGTGGAGATGCAAACGTTTTCTATGCAGAGGGTAACTATGTGTTGCCTTTAAGCACTATGAAATTACTCTTTGATGCAACATACCGTGGTTCTAGAACATCAAATGCTACATTTGATAGTTTCCATGTTGAAGGTGATATGTACCAAGGACGTGTTGGATTTAAAGAGCTAGTAGGTTTTAATGCATCTCTTGCCTATAGTACCGTATCAAGTGACCAATCTGTTCTTTTAGGTGCAGGAAATGGTCCTACAACGTATACAGCTCCACTCATCAAAGGTGCTGAAGTAACTTCTGGTGCAAATACAGATGCATACAAAGTCGAAGTGGGTTATGATTTTACAAAAGTCGGTGTTACGGGTCTTAAAGTCTTAGGTCAATATGTAGAAGTCAAGCAAGATGCTTCATCTGTGGCTGTAGGCGCTATATTGAATAATGCCTCTAGTAATACGAAAACCAAATACTGGGAAGGGCAAATTGCTTATGACATCCCTTCACTTAAAGGTTTAACACTATCCCTTGAGTATGAAAGTGCTACAAAAGATGTTGCAGCACTTGGTGCGACAGCTGCTAGTTCAACAGATTCTAATGAAATGAGATTTAGAGCGAACTACAAATTTTAA
- a CDS encoding methyltransferase: MNHDLLTLQPDRPPIITSEIEVIRFYHDTNVKAAVQQMIEGTYVLVEEYYSNGLEVLAELKRTLLSYYTDTKFQGQRDFRSAFREASHRLLLEVKGHKLVVKKSPQIGWLEVLYPEIADFYVSFPEVQGMNSSWQWYQKGIEVKTLGITLHPFYGTYFPTRFEHLSLFDKWLKKYVGSKEKAIEIGVGSGILSFQLIQNGFKNIFASDTNKNAIIGVAQECKRLGYEEKTTLNHGDLFENCDVKADVIVFNPPWLLAKHALEEGLDKAIYYEKELFPRFFEQAQKHLNPEGKLVLLFSNLAQVIDEKSAHPIIEELQNNDRFRKELHLRRDVGASSKKTKRTDSRENEKVELWVLAPKEKKEV, from the coding sequence ATGAATCACGATTTACTCACTCTCCAACCCGATAGACCGCCAATCATCACCTCAGAAATCGAAGTGATACGTTTCTATCATGACACGAATGTAAAGGCTGCCGTCCAGCAGATGATAGAAGGGACGTATGTTCTGGTTGAAGAGTATTATAGCAATGGCTTAGAGGTTTTGGCTGAACTTAAACGAACGCTTCTAAGTTATTATACAGACACAAAATTTCAAGGACAACGCGATTTTCGTAGTGCCTTTAGAGAAGCTTCACATCGACTATTATTGGAAGTCAAAGGTCATAAACTGGTTGTGAAGAAGTCTCCACAGATTGGCTGGTTGGAAGTGTTATACCCCGAAATTGCTGACTTTTATGTCTCTTTTCCTGAAGTTCAGGGTATGAATAGTTCGTGGCAGTGGTATCAAAAAGGCATTGAGGTGAAAACCTTGGGCATCACGCTTCACCCATTTTACGGCACTTACTTCCCCACACGGTTTGAGCATTTAAGCCTTTTTGACAAATGGCTCAAAAAATACGTTGGCTCAAAAGAGAAGGCGATAGAAATCGGTGTAGGAAGTGGCATTTTATCGTTTCAACTCATCCAAAATGGTTTTAAAAACATCTTCGCATCCGATACCAATAAAAATGCGATTATCGGTGTTGCGCAAGAGTGCAAGCGATTGGGCTATGAAGAGAAAACAACACTCAATCATGGTGATTTATTTGAAAATTGCGATGTTAAAGCGGATGTGATTGTCTTTAACCCTCCTTGGTTATTGGCAAAACATGCTTTGGAAGAGGGGCTAGATAAGGCGATTTATTATGAAAAAGAGCTTTTTCCACGGTTTTTTGAACAAGCCCAAAAGCACCTTAATCCTGAGGGAAAACTCGTGCTACTCTTCTCAAATCTAGCGCAAGTCATCGATGAAAAAAGCGCTCATCCCATCATCGAAGAACTACAAAATAACGATCGTTTTAGAAAAGAGTTACACCTCAGACGAGACGTTGGCGCATCATCGAAAAAAACAAAACGTACCGACTCAAGAGAGAATGAAAAAGTCGAACTGTGGGTTTTAGCACCAAAAGAGAAAAAAGAGGTGTAG
- a CDS encoding nicotinate phosphoribosyltransferase, which translates to MQNSNRLDAIDIPSWTDKYFSNTKAIIEHFGDTDVTYAFFLRRPVLCATRLATQWVQVEAKKNGMSVTIEVMHEEGAWVGAGEPLFYLSGSFAFLAELETLILQKLGSACVAAYNAYEMCQTLPNVAFLAMDARHCAGTEMAEMMAYGASVGSDVAQRTLKAVGFIGNATDATAHFFGREKGLGTVPHALIGYAGSTLHAAQMFHECFPNENIPILADYFGREITDTLEVCNAFSDLAQEGKIAVRLDTHGGRFLEGIDTQKSYDVLGRHAPDAVRDYRTEAELHDLIGTGVSAAAIWSMRETLDNAGFTKVRIIASSGFTPQKCRSMAWAKAPIDIIGTGSFLPDRWSETNATADIIAYGGVPRVKVGREFLLKKSH; encoded by the coding sequence ATGCAAAACAGTAACAGACTTGATGCCATTGACATCCCCTCATGGACTGATAAATATTTTTCAAACACCAAAGCGATCATCGAGCATTTTGGCGATACGGACGTAACGTACGCTTTCTTTTTACGCCGCCCAGTGCTTTGCGCAACTCGTTTAGCCACGCAGTGGGTTCAGGTAGAAGCGAAAAAGAACGGAATGAGCGTCACCATCGAAGTGATGCACGAGGAGGGCGCATGGGTAGGAGCAGGTGAACCTCTGTTTTATCTCAGTGGTTCTTTTGCTTTTTTAGCGGAACTTGAAACACTCATCCTACAAAAATTAGGCTCAGCCTGCGTCGCCGCTTACAACGCGTATGAAATGTGCCAAACACTTCCAAACGTCGCTTTTTTGGCGATGGACGCGCGCCATTGCGCAGGGACGGAAATGGCTGAAATGATGGCGTATGGTGCATCGGTTGGCTCAGACGTGGCACAACGCACACTCAAAGCGGTAGGATTTATCGGCAATGCAACCGATGCGACAGCGCATTTCTTTGGTCGTGAAAAAGGACTAGGCACGGTTCCTCACGCCCTCATCGGCTATGCAGGTTCAACACTTCATGCCGCTCAAATGTTCCATGAATGTTTTCCTAACGAAAATATCCCCATCTTAGCGGATTATTTCGGTCGAGAAATCACCGATACCTTAGAAGTGTGTAACGCGTTTTCAGATTTAGCGCAAGAGGGAAAGATAGCCGTGCGCCTCGATACGCACGGAGGACGTTTTTTAGAAGGGATTGATACCCAAAAAAGCTATGACGTTCTAGGACGCCATGCACCTGATGCCGTACGCGACTACCGCACCGAAGCGGAACTGCACGATCTTATCGGCACAGGCGTTTCGGCGGCGGCTATCTGGAGTATGCGTGAAACGCTTGACAACGCAGGATTTACCAAAGTGCGCATCATCGCTTCTTCGGGCTTTACACCGCAAAAGTGCCGTTCGATGGCATGGGCAAAAGCTCCCATCGACATTATCGGTACGGGTTCCTTTTTACCAGATCGTTGGAGTGAAACTAATGCCACTGCCGACATCATTGCTTATGGTGGAGTGCCAAGGGTTAAAGTTGGAAGGGAATTTTTGCTCAAAAAAAGTCATTAA
- a CDS encoding 4Fe-4S dicluster domain-containing protein encodes MAVKITDICIACGACIDECPVEAIVDDSDNPTGADIYYVYADKCVECVGHHSSPACMEACPTEGCIVLGA; translated from the coding sequence ATGGCAGTAAAAATTACAGATATCTGTATCGCATGTGGAGCGTGTATCGATGAGTGCCCAGTAGAGGCTATTGTAGATGATAGCGACAACCCAACGGGTGCTGATATTTATTATGTCTACGCTGACAAATGCGTTGAGTGTGTCGGTCATCATTCATCACCTGCGTGTATGGAAGCCTGTCCAACAGAGGGCTGTATCGTTTTAGGTGCTTAA
- a CDS encoding nitrate reductase cytochrome c-type subunit gives MISTKTLIMGSLFSIIVATGCAVTQSYNEEELGLRKVDLYSEKTVVGEPTSYSTVAAGESKVIQRSFENAPPLIPHDVEGMLDMTKESNACTGCHLPEVAEAVKATPIPKSHFFDMRTQKVLTEMSQARYNCSACHVPQSANEPLVQNNFKPDYRKESEKNRSNLIDNLNEGVR, from the coding sequence ATGATTAGTACAAAAACGTTAATAATGGGTTCTTTGTTTAGTATTATTGTCGCTACTGGATGTGCCGTAACACAATCGTACAATGAAGAAGAATTAGGGCTTAGAAAGGTGGATCTCTACAGCGAAAAAACCGTTGTAGGTGAGCCAACATCGTACTCTACTGTAGCTGCAGGTGAATCAAAAGTGATTCAAAGATCGTTTGAAAATGCACCTCCATTGATTCCACATGATGTGGAAGGAATGCTGGATATGACGAAAGAGAGCAATGCGTGTACGGGTTGTCACTTGCCTGAAGTTGCTGAGGCAGTGAAAGCGACACCGATTCCTAAGTCTCACTTTTTCGATATGAGAACGCAAAAAGTGTTGACAGAGATGAGTCAAGCTCGCTATAACTGTTCAGCATGCCATGTGCCTCAATCTGCTAACGAGCCTTTGGTTCAAAATAATTTTAAACCAGACTATCGTAAAGAGAGTGAGAAAAATCGTTCAAACCTCATTGATAACCTTAATGAAGGCGTGAGATAG
- the napH gene encoding quinol dehydrogenase ferredoxin subunit NapH, with the protein MREWIRSHRFMMARRFTQLGILGLFVAANTYGFMFLSGNLSASLVLKKLPLADPFALLQMLTAGALLGLDVLLGGALILLFYIVVGGRAFCSWVCPLNMVTDAASWTRRVLLLDKSVEKKVWMSRNVRYWVLALTLILSFITGIAAFEMVSPIGILSRGIIFGMGLSVAPILCIYLFDLFAVKNGWCGHICPLGGFYSMVGQLSLIRVKHDHTKCTLCMKCKEICPEKQVLGIISKQSGAIVSGECTNCGRCVEVCESDALSFGVRNYINTNVGEKE; encoded by the coding sequence ATGAGAGAATGGATAAGAAGCCACCGATTTATGATGGCACGACGTTTCACTCAGTTGGGCATCCTTGGGTTATTTGTTGCGGCAAACACGTATGGCTTTATGTTTCTAAGTGGCAATCTCAGTGCATCTTTAGTGCTGAAAAAGCTTCCTTTAGCCGATCCATTTGCTTTGTTGCAGATGTTAACAGCTGGAGCACTTTTAGGACTTGATGTTCTTTTGGGTGGCGCTTTGATACTGCTTTTTTACATCGTTGTGGGAGGTCGTGCCTTTTGTTCATGGGTCTGTCCACTCAATATGGTAACCGATGCGGCAAGCTGGACACGCAGAGTTCTTCTTCTTGATAAATCTGTCGAGAAAAAAGTGTGGATGAGTCGCAATGTAAGGTACTGGGTTTTAGCCCTTACGCTTATATTGTCGTTCATTACAGGCATTGCGGCGTTTGAGATGGTAAGTCCTATAGGGATTTTAAGTCGAGGTATCATATTTGGAATGGGGCTAAGTGTTGCTCCTATACTCTGTATTTATTTGTTTGATCTTTTTGCTGTAAAAAATGGCTGGTGTGGACACATCTGTCCTTTGGGTGGGTTTTACTCAATGGTCGGGCAACTCAGTCTGATTCGTGTTAAACACGATCACACGAAATGTACGCTGTGCATGAAGTGTAAAGAGATTTGTCCTGAAAAACAGGTTCTTGGCATTATCTCCAAACAAAGCGGAGCGATTGTTTCGGGAGAGTGTACCAACTGTGGCAGATGCGTTGAGGTGTGTGAGAGTGATGCACTCTCTTTTGGTGTGAGGAATTACATTAACACAAATGTAGGAGAAAAAGAATGA
- the napG gene encoding ferredoxin-type protein NapG translates to MSNHETNKIAITDRRKFLALMAQSGGLMALGGMVWTGYLEEAKSAPLILRPPAAVPEVDFMRLCIKCGQCVTACPYHTLSLAKPGDTKPMGTPFFIPREVPCYMCTDIPCVPVCPSGALDAKSVSKITEGVKEFDITKARMGLAVVDVESCIAFWGIQCDACYRACPIMDSAIKLEYRRNERTGKHAYLTPIVNSLACTGCGLCERACVTEKAAIHVLPLEIAKGAIGSHYIKGWEQGDEKRLEKASGDVTTHTKRSEKSATDYLNTNEELFK, encoded by the coding sequence GTGAGCAATCACGAAACAAATAAAATCGCAATCACCGATCGTCGTAAATTTCTCGCTTTGATGGCTCAAAGTGGTGGACTCATGGCGCTAGGTGGCATGGTTTGGACAGGGTATTTGGAAGAGGCAAAATCAGCTCCGTTGATTCTTCGTCCTCCTGCCGCAGTCCCTGAAGTAGACTTTATGCGTTTATGTATCAAGTGTGGTCAGTGTGTTACTGCCTGTCCATACCATACGCTCAGTCTTGCCAAGCCAGGTGACACGAAGCCTATGGGAACGCCTTTTTTCATACCTAGAGAGGTTCCGTGTTATATGTGTACAGACATACCGTGTGTGCCTGTATGCCCAAGCGGAGCACTGGATGCGAAAAGTGTTTCCAAGATCACTGAGGGTGTCAAAGAATTTGACATCACCAAAGCACGTATGGGACTTGCCGTCGTTGATGTTGAGTCGTGTATCGCGTTTTGGGGGATCCAGTGTGATGCGTGTTACCGAGCGTGTCCTATTATGGACAGTGCGATTAAGTTAGAGTATAGACGAAATGAACGAACCGGCAAACATGCCTACTTAACACCGATAGTCAACAGTCTCGCCTGTACGGGTTGTGGTTTGTGTGAGAGAGCGTGTGTCACTGAAAAAGCGGCGATTCATGTGTTGCCTTTGGAAATTGCTAAAGGTGCCATTGGCTCACACTACATCAAGGGCTGGGAGCAGGGTGATGAAAAGCGCTTAGAAAAAGCAAGCGGTGATGTCACGACCCATACCAAACGTAGCGAGAAGTCTGCGACAGATTATCTCAATACGAATGAGGAGTTGTTCAAATGA
- a CDS encoding ferredoxin-type protein NapF, whose amino-acid sequence MTNGSRRGVFTSLFGMKKAQKIQNELCVVRPPYHQEGYKFSDICVTCNDTPCMNACEENIIFLDAAHTPCLDFTKRGCTFCEACASACPSDVLSLTCKDEKDLHVKAMIDIMTCMAWHQSLCNSCLDACEPRAIHFLGLFRPHIEMDVCNGCGMCIGICPSDAIGIKHEEQA is encoded by the coding sequence ATGACAAATGGCAGCAGAAGAGGGGTTTTTACCTCTCTTTTTGGTATGAAAAAGGCGCAAAAAATTCAAAATGAGTTGTGTGTAGTGCGCCCACCGTATCATCAAGAGGGGTATAAATTTTCTGATATTTGCGTTACATGTAACGATACACCGTGCATGAATGCTTGTGAAGAAAACATTATCTTCCTCGATGCTGCTCATACGCCTTGCTTAGACTTTACCAAACGGGGTTGTACGTTTTGTGAAGCGTGTGCAAGTGCGTGCCCTAGTGATGTTTTAAGCCTTACATGTAAAGATGAAAAAGATTTACATGTAAAAGCTATGATTGATATAATGACATGTATGGCATGGCATCAAAGTTTGTGCAACAGCTGCCTTGATGCCTGTGAGCCTAGAGCCATTCACTTTTTAGGACTTTTCCGTCCACACATAGAGATGGATGTGTGCAATGGCTGTGGTATGTGTATTGGCATTTGTCCAAGCGATGCTATTGGTATAAAACATGAGGAGCAAGCATGA